A stretch of DNA from Halioglobus japonicus:
AGTAGCGCTCCTTGCCAAGTAGGCTCTCAACAACATCGTTCGTTTCCACACCGAACCACCAGGGAGAGAAATTGGCAATGATGCCGAGTCGGTGGATGCGCGGTAGATCTGCAGGATCTATCAACGCCAGGTGGGCAATCGTGACTCGAGGATAAAAATCCTGACCGATGTTGGCCTGTGCCTGTTCAACCGCGTCCAGTACTGTCTGAGTCGCGAGGTCACCAATGCTGTGCACCATCAGATCGAGCCGCGCTTCGTGAAGCTGCATTAGTAGTTCCGTCAGTTCTGCCGTGGAGAGCAGAGGCTCGGTAGATGTGCCGCTGCCCAGATAGGGTTGGCTATAAGCAGCGGATTGGTTGGCGCTGATGCCGTCCATAAAGACCTTTACGGCGTTGAACTGTAGAAGCTCGCCTCCGTATTGCTGTTGATATCGTTGCACCTCAGCAATAGCCGTCTTTGCCCGCTCCGGGGTAAATATCTGGTACGTTCCGTAGTAGCGGAGCGGTAGTCTGCCTTCTTTCTCCAGTTCAGAAATGACGTTATACACGTGGTCGCCATAGCCTTTGTTTCCAGCGTCGAACAGTGCTGTGACGCCATGTCTTGAGAGAATCTGCAGAGTCTCAGCCACGGTTTGTTTGTGCTGTGCCAAGTGCGCCGCGTCGGTCACGGCAAAGTGCTTGGCGAAATGCTGTACGCCGGCCCCTTCCTTCACCCAGCCGGTGGGCTCACCTTGATCGTCTCTGGCGTACATGGCCAGTCCGGGTTTTGGGTCGGGTGTATTCTTGTCTACGCCCAAGGCGAGTAGCGCGTTGGAGTTGAGCCAGAAATCATGTGCAGTTTCGCTTTCAAACCAGACCAGACGGCCTGGAGCTACGGCATCAAGAACTTCCTTCCTGGGCCCGTCGCTTCCTTGCACAAACATATTGGTGGGCCAGCAGCACAGGCGCAACCACTGCTGGTCGGGATGAGCGGCAGCGTAGGCTTGCACGGATTCGAGTAAAGCCTCTGGGGTCTCTCCCTCAACCTCACCGAATCGTTCTACATTGACGTAGCCAGGGTGAGCGTGACCGTCGATCAGGCCGGGAATAATCAGCTCGCCATTGAGTGTGAGGAGATTTGCTGCGCGGTATCTCTTGGCGCCGTCGTCGTCGCCGACATAAATAAAACGACCGTCGCGCACAACAAGCGCCGTTGCGTGCGGGAGATACTCGGCCACTGTGTATATGGTAGCACCCATAATCGTCAGGTCAGCGGGGGGCGTGTTGGCGGTCAGTGGTGATTGCTCAGAATCACGGTGACAAGCAGACAGGATGAGCGCTAGCAGTGCGATGTACAGGGTGTGGCTGAATCGCATAGCTAGATCCTTAAGGGTTTCCTGAACGTTGTGTGCATGCTGGTTACAGTCATATGCAGTATAGGCACAGGCAAACAGCAACGGTCAAATCCGGGCCACGCGCTAGCGCGGTCGCAGCTTTCTCCTGTATTGCCGAGGCGAAGTGCCGCTCCATTGGTTGAAGGCGCGAATGAAGGGGCTGGCCGTGGAGTAACCCGCGGCCAGTGCCACATCCTCGATGGGTATGCTCTCGTCGGCCAGTAACTTGTAGGCCACGTTGCGGCGCAACTCATCTTTGATCTTCGAGTAACTGGAGGACTCCTCGCGCAGCCGACGTCGCAGTGTGCCACCAGAGCAACCCAACTGCGCCGCAATCTCCTCAATACTGGGAAACGTCATGACCCCGTTGTCCTCGGGTGTCAGCATGCTGACAATAGTGCCGTGGAGCATGCCCTCGGAGCCGGGAATGGAGAGCAGGTAAAATGGCGAACGTGCCAGGAAGCGATCTACCTCCCGGGAACTACGGCTGATCGGTAGCTCCAGGTGTCGCGCATCGAAAGCTAATTGGCTGGATGTTGTGCCAAAATCCAGCACGCCGGGAAACATATAATTTAACTCGCGGCTGTGTGGCGGTTTGGCCTGGGTAAAATTGACATACTGCAGCGGAATGCGCAGCCCGGTGAGCCAGCTGGCGAGGCGATGCCAGATGACCATCCAGAAATCTTCGAAGTAGTAGTCAGGGTCCAGCTCGGGATGCTGGAAACGGATGTCGATGACTGCGTGATCACCGTGTTCGATGATCTCCGTTTCGATATCGTCAGTGACCAGGCTGTAAAAAGTAGATCCGGTCATCAGCGCATCTCGCAATGTTCGCTCTTTGCTCATTGCCTTGACGCAAAAAGCGAACGTGCCCGGTTTGCTCTGTGTGCGCGTAAACCCCATGAATTCATCGTCGAGCACCCGCCATATCGTTCGGGTGAGCCGGGTCATTTGATCAATCGAGAAGCGCTGTTCGCCGGCGTAATCGAAGTTATCCTTCATCCCCGCTTCTGCGAGCAGCGATTGGCGCGACCAGCCTTTCAGTTGAGCGCCGCGCATTGCGGCGAGGAAGTGGTGGGTTGAAACGCTGGGCATGAATTCCTGTTAAATGGCGATGTCGTCGGTGTCCTGATGATATCGGAATACCTACCGTCACGCCCAGCGCCCGACAGATTTACTTACATGCCGACGGAATCAAGCGCAGCCTCCAGTTGGCTCCAGCGTTGCTCCAGGGTGCCGGTATATCCCACAGCCAGGCGAACAAGGCCGGGGCTGATGCCAGCCGCCTGAATGTCCTCGTCTTCCATTTCGCTGGATGTGCTCGATGCTGAACAGGACATGAGCGTATCGAAGTAGCCAAGACTTACCGCCATAAAGCCAAACTGCTGCTCATTTTGCAGGGCACCCATGAGTTCCAGCGCTTTCTCTTTGCTGCCCGCGTCAATCGTTAGCACCCCGCCGGCGCCAAACTCAGCATTGCCCAGTTCTGCGAGTAACGCATTGTCAGGATGTGTCGCAAGCCCCGGGTAACTCACCTGCGTGCCTCGCTGTTGAAGACGTTCTGCCAGCGCCAGGGCACGAGCACCATGGGCGCTCATGCGCAGCGGTAAGTGGGGAAGGCGCAGGGCAATGTTGGCAGCGACGTTGGGATCCATGGTGGGTCCAAGAATCATCAGCGGCCCTGTATGCAGATCCATGAGTTGCCCGATAAACGCCTGGCTGGCACATACCGCACCGGCGATCAGGTCTGAGGCACCGCCAATAAATTTGGTCATGCTGTGCACCACGATGTCGGCGCCAAGGTGAGCGGGACTGATGAGCAGCGGACTGAAAGTGTTGTCGACGACCAGCGGGATGCCTGCGCTATGAGCAATGTCAGCCAGAGCAGGGATGTTGGCTACTCGCAGGGTAGGATTGGAAACGCTCTCTACATAGAGCACGCGGGTTTTGTCTGTAATGGCCGAGCGCACCGCGTCCAAGTCAGAACTGTCGACGAAGCTGGTTGTCATTCCGCACTTCAGCGGCAAAAAGTCATGCATGAGTGCATAGGTTCCACCATAGATTGTATTGGACGACACAATGTGATCGCCGGCCTCACACAGGGCGAGTATGGCCGCGGAAATAGCACCCATGCCGCTGGCTGCACAGTAGGCGGATTCGGTGCCTTCCATAGCAGCCAGCTGTCGACTCAGGTTGTAAACAGTAGGATTGAAGTGCCGCCCATACAGGTAACAGCCGGCATTGTCTGGCCCTTTCTGGCCAGTGAAAATTTCTGGCATGGTGCCGGGGTCGATCACGGTAAAGGTAGAACTGGCTTCAATGGACATGTTGACGCCACCGTGTTCACCAAATTCGTGGCGGAGATTGGCGAGGGCTTCTACCGGGTGTTGGTGGCTCATAGTAAATATCCTGATAGCATGTTTGTTAGGCTGTATTCAGAGTGATTTCTATCATAAAATTCTGAATAGGATATTAATGACGAATAAAATTCGATTATGAGTGCTTTTGACCAGTTAGACCGAACAGATTATGAGATTTTGCGGCTGCTGCGAAATAATGCACGGCTGAGCAACCGTGAGTTGGCCGAGCAGATTGGATTGGCCCCATCGACAACCCTGGTGCGAGTGCGGCGCCTGGAGCGGGAGGGGGCAATTCGTGGTTACGTTGCAGAGTTTGCCCCGGAGGCATTAGGGGTTAGCCTGCAGGCGATGATTGCCGTGAAACTTCAGCATCACTCTCTCAAGGATTTAAGCGCCTTTCGCCAGCATGTTCTGAGCCTGGAAGAAGTGGTGCAAATCTACCATATTGCCGGTGCCAGCGATTTTCTGATTCATGTCTGGGTACGGGACGCACAACACCTCCGCGATCTGGCGATGGTTTCACTGACCACTCGACCGGAGGTGGCGCAGTTGGAAACCCACCTGATTTTCGAACATACGCGTAACGCTGAGATGCCGTTGTATGTAAACGTCGACGCCGATTAAACGCCGCCCCTCAAAGGGCGGCTTTTTTGGCCTTGCTATCAGCTGCTCTGGGATACAAAGCATCCGTGAAAGCCCAGTGGCAGTACCCGGTCCATGGTCATAGTGGCTACTGGGCCTTCCTCGATTGCTGCGGTCCTGAGCACCGCCACGCCGGTGCGGCGCTTATTGAAATCCAGAAAGCTGTGCACCAGGTAGCCCGATGGCAGGTACTGCGGCTCTTCGACAATCACATGCTCACCATAGTTATAACGTGTCATCGAGCCTGAGCGCGGGTCGACGCTGACGATCGAAGAGGGCAGGCCGCTTAGTGTGCCCTGGCCACCGCTCACACCGTATAGACGCTGGGGCGAGAAGGGCTGGCGCCGGTCAAACACCGGAAACTCCAAGTCAGTCTCCAGCGAACTGATATGCGCTTTGCCGCTAGTGAGATCAAGCTTGTAGTGTACGAGTGTTGGGTCGTCGTGATAAGGCCCGGCCTGCTGCTGCGCCAGCTGATGCATGCCCTGTTGCATAAAACGCGAATCGGCGTAGGCAGCGGCGGTGAACTCAATGGTGTTGCCTGATTCCCAGGCGTTGCCGAAGTGGAACACAAAACTGGCCGGCACTTCGATTGTCTTGACCAGAGAGAAATCCTCTCGATCAAACACCAGCAACTGGCTGGCGATGTCCGGGCGCCACTGGATGCCCTGGATAAATGTGGGTGCTTTTTCATGAACCGCGGAGCTATTCAGGGCAATCAGATAGCGCGGGGTTAACACGAAGTCGTGCGTATATCCTGAGAAATCCAGGGTGTGGGCATGGTACTTGACCATGTTCCCGGTGGCGTTCACGTGGTACAGCACTAGTGTCGGCGTCCCTGCGAACGGTACCGAGCCGATATTCCACATATCCCCGCGCTCATCAAATCGCGGGTGTGCGGAGAAGGGCACGCCCTCAAGCTCATCGTGCCACGCCTGTATGCCTCGCGTGTCCAGTGTCTCCGGATCGATACGGTAGGCAGAGCCTGCTTCCCATAGTGCCAGGAGTTCACCGTTATGGGGCTGTATGTTGATATTGGCGACATTGAAGTCCTGGTTACTGCGCGGCGGTGCCGGGTTGGCCACCTGGGTGCCGGCGCCGTTGAACAGGAAGCGGCCTTCGGCCTGTTCCCGCTCATATTTTCGGGTGCGCACGAAGCGGCCTTCATGGCTTGCGCCATCCGGGCCCAGCCTGAATGCCTGAATCATGCCGTCCGGGTCGAACCAGTGTTGATATCGCTCCCCGGCACGCTCGTAAAGTGTGGGGCCGTTTCGGTACAAGGTGCCAAAGCACGCCTGGGGTATCGTTCCCTCTACGGTCATAGGTAGCCGTGGCTGGTCAGAAGTCAGACCATCGAAGCCGACAGACCAGGCCGGCGCTGATTCGCCAAGCGCCAGGCTGGGCAGGGCATGCAAGCTGGCCATAGCTGCCAGGCCCTTGAGAAATTCACGTCGTTCCATGGGTCACCTCAAATTGATCTGAATCTGGGTATCTTGATTGACAGTCACTTTGGCCTCGTCAAAGCTGGGCGGGCCAAACTGGCCGGCATTATTGCTAAAGCCGTAGCCTTCGCGTGGTAGGCCGACCAGGTTGGTGTCCAGCTTCCCGTTACTGTTTTCATCGTGGTACAGCTTGACGACATATTCGCCGCTATCAACCCCCCGCAGAGTGACTTGAACCGTGTCGCCGGACACACGACTGATGGCTGCGATCACCGGGTTGCTGTCGGCCTGATAGTCCGCCGCGGTATCAAAAACGGTCCAGTACAGTTGCCCGGTGTGCTCCCGAATACCCTCTACGAGAATGTCGATATCGGCGGCTTGAACCGGTTGTGCCAGTTCGAGTGCCATAATGGCTGCGTTCCAGAACTTCTTCATGTTGCTTCCCTTGTGTAAGTGACGAGTTCAGTCTCGCGCAGCCCGGGTTGATGGCAGGTGCGGGAAGTCACTGGCACTGCGAGTTCAAACCGTGACTTTTGGCACGGTACGCCAAGGGCTCAATTCCGGTATGCTGCAGTACATGGCTAAATCATCCCCATCCTTGGAAAATCATCTGCTCATCGCCAGTGGCGTTGTGGCCACCGGTTTAGTTGCGGTCGTGAACTGTTTGAATTTTCAGGTCTGGCCTGACTTCCTGGTGTACCTGCTGTTCGGCGTGATTTTCGCTGTAAAGGCCTACGACGAGGAACTGGGGCTGTCTCGCCGGGTTACCGTATCCGGTACCGTAGCGATGTTTGTGCTCAGCGTGATCGCCCTCATTATGCATACCAACACCCTGACGCCTGTGCTGGCCGCTGTACTCATGGCCAGCGCACCTTATCACTTGAGCGCGCGCCAGAGCTGGCTATTGTTTTTGGTGGCTAATGCTACTTATTTTCTGGTGTTTGAGCTGACCTGGGAGACCAATAATTACCAGATCTCATTTGTCTCGATGATCGCATTGCAGGCTTTTGCTATTACCTCAAGCCTGACCAAACAGCGTGAGGTGGCGGCCCAGGAAATGCTCAGTCGTCAGAACAGCGAGTTGCTCGCTGCACGCGCCGTATTGGCTCAGCAGAGTCAGGCGGAAGAGCGCCTGCGTATTGCCGGGCATTTGCACGATACCGTGGGACACCAGTTAACAGCGCTCGGTTTGCAGCTGGAGGCATTGGCACACCAGGCGCCGGACGCACTGCGCCCGCGCATTGAAGACAGCCAGGCCCTGGCCCGAGAATTATTGGAGGGCATCCGGAGTACGGTCAGACAAATGACCGAGGAACGCCGCGATGATCTCGCCTCAGCGATTCGCAGACTGGCCAGCGTCACGCCAGGGGTGACGATTGAGGTTGACCGCGAATTGCCCGCATTACCCGCCGAGCTGACTCAGCAACTGGTGTTCTGCTTGCAAGAGGGTATTCACAACGCGATTCGCCACGGAGGTGCAGATCACCTCGATATCCATTACGCCGAGGGTGTGCTCAGTATTGCGGATAACGGCAGAGGCCTGCGCGGTACGATTGTACCCGGGTTTGGTCTCGAGAATATTCGCACCCGCCTGGCGCCATTTGGTGGCGAAATGGCGCTGACGCGGCGTCCGGATGGCGGTTGCGTCCTCGCCTTGACGTTACCCCAGCTAGAGAGGATGCCCGCGTGATTCGTGTAGGACTGGTGGACGACCAGGCATTGATACGAGAAGGCATTGCCCAGTTGATAGCGCTGTCTGGTAAAGCTGTTACCGCCTGGCAATGTGATAATGGCGAAGCAGCGCTGGCGACGTTGCGCAAGGAGCCTATCGACGTAATGGTGTGCGATATCCGCATGCCGGGCATGGATGGCATCACCATGGTTAAACGCTTGCGCGCCAATGGTGAACGTCAGCCGGTACTTATGCTGACGACCTTCGATGATCACCAGCTGTTTCTGGATGCACTCGCTGCCGGCGCAAATGGCTTTCTACTCAAAGATGTCTCTCTAGATAAACTGATCGAGGCGATCGAGACTGTGGCTGGCGGCGGCTTTATTGCCGAGCCGCGCCTTGTCTCTCAGGCCAGTACCACTGTGAAAGATGCGCCACCGGCAGATCCTGATCTGCTCAGTGACAAGGAGCGCGAAGTGTTACGGCTAGTGGCGGGTGGATTGTCAAATCGCGAGATCGCCAGCGTCATCCACCTCGCCGAAGGTACGGTGAAGAACCATGTCTCCCATATTCTCACCAAGCTCAACTGCCGTGACCGCACCCAGGCTGTCTTGTATGCCATTCACTGGCAGTTGATCTGATCGCAAGCGATTTAGGTAGCGCAGCCACGAGGCGCAAGTGCGCGTCCCTCTACTTCAAGGTCCAACTGAGTAGCAGCGAGTAACTATCAACGTCGCTGGCGAAATTGGCGTGGGCACCCACGCTAAACGATTCGAAATAGCGGTTGCTCTCGGTCACATTGACGCCGACCGAGTAGCCGGCCATACAGAAGTGACTGAAACCGAGTACCTTGCGGTTGGGACCCGTGAAGCCGCTGGCACCCAAGTGGACTGTGCCAATGAGAGGCAGTGTCCCCAGATGGGTATGCTATGGGTGTTCTAGGTCTGCTTTGAGAGATATGACGCCTGTGTCCTCACTGAACTAGGCCAGGTCACGGGATTCCGAGTAGCTGTCGATCTGGCTGTAGGTGTATCTGGCCGCCAATTGAGCATCTGGCCGTAGCCAGCGCCGCGCATCATGTCGCCCAGGGTTTTCAGCTCGGGGCGCAGATAGCCTACGCACCCGGGTTGCCCCTGTTGATTGGGCGCAGTGAGGATGTAAAATGCTCCACCGCCTAAGACATGATGATCTACGCCACTCATCAGAGTGACCTGCGTAGGCGCGCACATAGGATTGGTGTAGAAGTTAGTGAAGCGCACACCATCAGCGGCAATGCTGTTGATACTGGGCGTCTTGATTTCACTGTCAAAGGCGCCTGAATCTGCCCAGCCCATGTCGTCTGCCAGCACAATAAGAATGTCGGGGCGCTGATCTTCCGCATTTGCCGCGGCGATCATGCCAATGACAAGATTCAGTACGCCATAATGGATATTGACTGCGGACGGGGCCTATCTACAGGGTTCGGTCATAACAATCTGAAATATCTGCTTGTCTATCTGGATGGGTTCCACCACGTCATGACGTGTTTTCCTCTTCAGTGAAAGTGCCTCCAGAGCCGATGAGTGCTCCACTTATGCCATATGTATCACTCCTCTTGCTGAGTCTTACCGCGAAGAAGCGCGCAAGAACGTGCTGTTTTTTGCGTTTTGCAACAAGTGCCGGTGCAGTACGTTAGCCTTGACGGGAACCGGGATTTGGTAATGCACACGACGATTATTGCTTTTTCGTTCGCTTATATAGG
This window harbors:
- a CDS encoding AraC family transcriptional regulator yields the protein MPSVSTHHFLAAMRGAQLKGWSRQSLLAEAGMKDNFDYAGEQRFSIDQMTRLTRTIWRVLDDEFMGFTRTQSKPGTFAFCVKAMSKERTLRDALMTGSTFYSLVTDDIETEIIEHGDHAVIDIRFQHPELDPDYYFEDFWMVIWHRLASWLTGLRIPLQYVNFTQAKPPHSRELNYMFPGVLDFGTTSSQLAFDARHLELPISRSSREVDRFLARSPFYLLSIPGSEGMLHGTIVSMLTPEDNGVMTFPSIEEIAAQLGCSGGTLRRRLREESSSYSKIKDELRRNVAYKLLADESIPIEDVALAAGYSTASPFIRAFNQWSGTSPRQYRRKLRPR
- a CDS encoding sensor histidine kinase; this translates as MENHLLIASGVVATGLVAVVNCLNFQVWPDFLVYLLFGVIFAVKAYDEELGLSRRVTVSGTVAMFVLSVIALIMHTNTLTPVLAAVLMASAPYHLSARQSWLLFLVANATYFLVFELTWETNNYQISFVSMIALQAFAITSSLTKQREVAAQEMLSRQNSELLAARAVLAQQSQAEERLRIAGHLHDTVGHQLTALGLQLEALAHQAPDALRPRIEDSQALARELLEGIRSTVRQMTEERRDDLASAIRRLASVTPGVTIEVDRELPALPAELTQQLVFCLQEGIHNAIRHGGADHLDIHYAEGVLSIADNGRGLRGTIVPGFGLENIRTRLAPFGGEMALTRRPDGGCVLALTLPQLERMPA
- a CDS encoding sulfatase-like hydrolase/transferase: MIAAANAEDQRPDILIVLADDMGWADSGAFDSEIKTPSINSIAADGVRFTNFYTNPMCAPTQVTLMSGVDHHVLGGGAFYILTAPNQQGQPGCVGYLRPELKTLGDMMRGAGYGQMLNWRPDTPTARSTATRNPVTWPSSVRTQASYLSKQT
- a CDS encoding carotenoid oxygenase family protein → MERREFLKGLAAMASLHALPSLALGESAPAWSVGFDGLTSDQPRLPMTVEGTIPQACFGTLYRNGPTLYERAGERYQHWFDPDGMIQAFRLGPDGASHEGRFVRTRKYEREQAEGRFLFNGAGTQVANPAPPRSNQDFNVANINIQPHNGELLALWEAGSAYRIDPETLDTRGIQAWHDELEGVPFSAHPRFDERGDMWNIGSVPFAGTPTLVLYHVNATGNMVKYHAHTLDFSGYTHDFVLTPRYLIALNSSAVHEKAPTFIQGIQWRPDIASQLLVFDREDFSLVKTIEVPASFVFHFGNAWESGNTIEFTAAAYADSRFMQQGMHQLAQQQAGPYHDDPTLVHYKLDLTSGKAHISSLETDLEFPVFDRRQPFSPQRLYGVSGGQGTLSGLPSSIVSVDPRSGSMTRYNYGEHVIVEEPQYLPSGYLVHSFLDFNKRRTGVAVLRTAAIEEGPVATMTMDRVLPLGFHGCFVSQSS
- a CDS encoding aminotransferase class I/II-fold pyridoxal phosphate-dependent enzyme, whose translation is MSHQHPVEALANLRHEFGEHGGVNMSIEASSTFTVIDPGTMPEIFTGQKGPDNAGCYLYGRHFNPTVYNLSRQLAAMEGTESAYCAASGMGAISAAILALCEAGDHIVSSNTIYGGTYALMHDFLPLKCGMTTSFVDSSDLDAVRSAITDKTRVLYVESVSNPTLRVANIPALADIAHSAGIPLVVDNTFSPLLISPAHLGADIVVHSMTKFIGGASDLIAGAVCASQAFIGQLMDLHTGPLMILGPTMDPNVAANIALRLPHLPLRMSAHGARALALAERLQQRGTQVSYPGLATHPDNALLAELGNAEFGAGGVLTIDAGSKEKALELMGALQNEQQFGFMAVSLGYFDTLMSCSASSTSSEMEDEDIQAAGISPGLVRLAVGYTGTLEQRWSQLEAALDSVGM
- a CDS encoding DUF2141 domain-containing protein, which produces MKKFWNAAIMALELAQPVQAADIDILVEGIREHTGQLYWTVFDTAADYQADSNPVIAAISRVSGDTVQVTLRGVDSGEYVVKLYHDENSNGKLDTNLVGLPREGYGFSNNAGQFGPPSFDEAKVTVNQDTQIQINLR
- a CDS encoding amidohydrolase, yielding MRFSHTLYIALLALILSACHRDSEQSPLTANTPPADLTIMGATIYTVAEYLPHATALVVRDGRFIYVGDDDGAKRYRAANLLTLNGELIIPGLIDGHAHPGYVNVERFGEVEGETPEALLESVQAYAAAHPDQQWLRLCCWPTNMFVQGSDGPRKEVLDAVAPGRLVWFESETAHDFWLNSNALLALGVDKNTPDPKPGLAMYARDDQGEPTGWVKEGAGVQHFAKHFAVTDAAHLAQHKQTVAETLQILSRHGVTALFDAGNKGYGDHVYNVISELEKEGRLPLRYYGTYQIFTPERAKTAIAEVQRYQQQYGGELLQFNAVKVFMDGISANQSAAYSQPYLGSGTSTEPLLSTAELTELLMQLHEARLDLMVHSIGDLATQTVLDAVEQAQANIGQDFYPRVTIAHLALIDPADLPRIHRLGIIANFSPWWFGVETNDVVESLLGKERYSLMYRARSVVESGARVTYSSDEWWGEKCWPHSSAPISACRPGTPGSIP
- a CDS encoding response regulator — its product is MIRVGLVDDQALIREGIAQLIALSGKAVTAWQCDNGEAALATLRKEPIDVMVCDIRMPGMDGITMVKRLRANGERQPVLMLTTFDDHQLFLDALAAGANGFLLKDVSLDKLIEAIETVAGGGFIAEPRLVSQASTTVKDAPPADPDLLSDKEREVLRLVAGGLSNREIASVIHLAEGTVKNHVSHILTKLNCRDRTQAVLYAIHWQLI
- a CDS encoding Lrp/AsnC family transcriptional regulator, yielding MSAFDQLDRTDYEILRLLRNNARLSNRELAEQIGLAPSTTLVRVRRLEREGAIRGYVAEFAPEALGVSLQAMIAVKLQHHSLKDLSAFRQHVLSLEEVVQIYHIAGASDFLIHVWVRDAQHLRDLAMVSLTTRPEVAQLETHLIFEHTRNAEMPLYVNVDAD